Proteins co-encoded in one Xiphophorus couchianus chromosome 16, X_couchianus-1.0, whole genome shotgun sequence genomic window:
- the sdr42e2 gene encoding putative short-chain dehydrogenase/reductase family 42E member 2: protein MGGLKGGVFGGPTDTAELEFLHKTADRHRYGCEARRNAIRMSIDLYSPSMGDSGASMCQMKQLPCHGAPLLRLQACGHHTLNHSNLPHKPCLSDPSLVTSSGAAPALRHRVSGATAGTCNSLNCAASRLTQEVGTAAWDSCKGKVLVTGGGGYFGFRLGKELASEGMTVILLDVNKPLWDIPDGAIFLQSDIRDYSSLHKVCEGVDCIFHTASYGMSGPEQLRKEQVESVNVGGTNNVINVCKERGIPRLVYTSTINVVFAGKPIVDGDEASVPYVPGDLHIDHYSRTKAVAERMVLSANGSSVKGGGKLETCVLRPCGIYGPGERRHLHRVMMNVERRLFSFRFGDPAARMNWVHVDNLVLAHKLAAEALTKKKGCIASGQAYFINDGLSVNLFEWLTPLFEKLGYSRPSITLPVSLVYSAAILVEYLHVILSPVIQVPLLFTRSEVRNITVSHTFKIDKARQELGYCPQPYSLADSVEHYLKIRQSRDTPISLSLPSVRQLAERGILLLLMGLGLVLLIIYGILS from the exons ATGGGCGGGCTGAAGGGTGGAGTGTTTGGAGGGCCCACAGATACGGCAGAGCTGGAATTTCTTCATAAGACAGCTGACAGGCACAGGTATGGATGTGAGGCGAGGAGGAACGCAATAAG GATGTCTATTGACCTGTACAGCCCCAGCATGGGTGACAGTGGGGCCTCCATGTGCCAGATGAAGCAGCTGCCCTGCCACGGCGCCCCGCTGCTTCGCCTGCAGGCCTGTGGGCATCACACACTCAACCACTCAAACCTCCCTCACAAGCCGTGCTTGAGCGATCCATCCTTGGTTACTTCCTCTGGGGCCGCGCCGGCCCTCCGCCACAGGGTCAGCGGGGCCACAGCAGGCACCTGCAACAGCCTTAACTGTGCTGCTTCAAGACTGACACAGGAGGTGGGAACAGCAGCCTGGGACAGCTGCAAAGGGAAGGTGTTGGTGACAGGAGGAGGGGGATATTTCGGCTTCAGGCTGGGGAAAGAGCTGGCCAGTGAGGGGATGACTGTGATCCTTCTGGATGTCAACAAGCCTCTCTGGGATATTCCTGATGGAGCAATCTTCCTTCAG AGCGACATTCGAGACTATTCCTCCCTACACAAAGTGTGTGAAGGAGTGGACTGCATATTTCACACAGCATCTTATGGCATGTCTGGACCAGAGCAG CTGAGGAAGGAGCAGGTGGAATCAGTCAACGTTGGAGGAACCAATAATGTCATAAATG TGTGTAAAGAGAGAGGAATCCCCAGACTGGTCTACACCAGCACCATCAACGTGGTGTTTGCTGGGAAACCAATTGTGGATGGGGATGAGGCTTCAGTGCCATATGTGCCCGGTGATTTG cacaTCGACCACTACTCCAGAACTAAAGCAGTGGCAGAGCGGATGGTCCTCTCGGCCAATGGGTCCTCTGTGAAAG GTGGAGGGAAACTGGAGACCTGCGTCCTGCGGCCGTGTGGCATCTATGGACCTGGAGAAAGGAGACATCTTCACAGAGTGATG ATGAACGTAGAGCGGCGCTTGTTCAGCTTCAGGTTTGGAGACCCAGCAGCCAGGATGAACTGGGTCCACGTAGATAATCTGGTCCTGGCCCACAAGCTTGCAGCTGAGGCTCTCACAAAGAAGAAAGGCTGCATCGCT AGCGGGCAGgcatattttattaatgatgGTCTTTCAGTCAATCTGTTTGAGTGGCTGACACCTTTG TTTGAAAAACTGGGCTACAGCAGACCATCAATAACCCTCCCAGTTTCTCTTGTCTATTCAGCGG CGATTCTGGTGGAGTATTTACATGTGATTCTGAGTCCGGTGATCCAGGTGCCTCTGCTTTTTACCAGGAGTGAG GTCCGAAACATCACAGTGAGCCACACCTTCAAAATCGACAAGGCCCGTCAAGAACTGGGTTACTGCCCACAGCCGTACAGCCTGGCGGACTCCGTGGAGCATTACCTCAAGATCCGACAAAGTCGTGACACCCCAATTTCTTTATCCCTCCCCTCCGTCAGGCAGTTGGCTGAAAGAGgcattctgctgctgctgatgggaCTCGGCCTGGTGCTACTCATAATCTATGGCATCCTCAGTTAG